ATTTATGAAAAAGAACATAGCATTACAGCCGGTATGTTTGGAGGCTATGTTAGAAATAATACTATATGGAGAAGGATATATACCACAGACAAAGAATTAATAAAGGATGAATATGTTACAGAAAATCATGCTTATATGACCTATGCACCTTTTATAGGTGGAGAAGTTAAATTAAAACAAACAGGAATTAAACTATAGATACTGATTAAGGAAGGTTGATTTAAATGAGAGCTGAAATTTTAGCAGTAGGTACAGAAATACTTTTAGGAGACATAGTAAATACGAATTCACACTACATATCCAAAAGGTTAGCGAATTTGGGGATATCTGTTTATTATCAAACCGTTGTTGGAGATAACGAAGACAGACTTCTTAAAGCTTACGAACTGGCTTTTAGCAGGGCAGATATAGTTATAGCAACAGGCGGACTTGGACCAACAAATGACGATTTAACAAAGGAAATAGGAGCAAGATATTTTAATAAGAAATTAATAATACACGAAGAATCCTTAGAATATATAAAGAATTTTTTTGAAAGATTAAACAGGCCTATGAGTGAGGGAAATAGAAAGCAAGCCTTGTTTCCAGAGGGGGCAATAATACTTTCAAACCCAAATGGAACTGCTCCAGGATGTATTGTTGAAGAAAAAAACAAAATACTTGTAATGATGCCGGGACCTCCAAAGGAAATGGTGCCTATGTTTGAAACTTCAGTAGTTCCTTATCTTGAAAAGTTTTCAGATGGTGTTTTGGTTTCAAAGGTGCTTAGGGTTTTAGGACTTGGCGAAAGTGCCATGGCAGAAAAAGTTATAGATATATTAGAGAATAGCAAAAATCCGACGGCTGCGCCTTATGCAAAGGATTATGAATCAATCCTTAGAATTACTGCAAAAGGAAAGACCAAGGAAGAAGCAGAACGGCTTATTATTCCTATGGAAAAGGAGATTAGAGATAGACTTGAACTAAATGTTTATGCTGAGGGAGAGACTACAATAGAAAATGTAGTAGGTGAGATGCTTGTTAGCAGAAACCTTACTATTGCTACTGCTGAATCCTGCACTGGCGGACTTCTAGCAGGTACGCTTATAAACTATCCTGGTATATCTTCCGTTTTTATGGAAGGAGCCATAACTTATAGCAATGAGGCAAAAATGAAGAGACTTGGCGTTAAGGAAGAAACCTTAAATAAATTTGGGGCTGTAAGTGAAGAAACAGCTAGAGAAATGGCTGAAGGCATTGCAAAAGCAGCCAATACTGATGTAGGAATATCAGTAACAGGTATAGCGGGTCCAGGTGGAGGTACAGAGGAAAAGCCAGTAGGGTTGGTTTATGTAGGCCTTTATATAAAAGGTGAAGTTAAAGTTAAGAAGCTCAATATGTTTGGAGATAGGCAAAAAATAAGAAATAGAACTGTTGTAAATACCCTTGATTGGCTTAGAAGAGAGCTTTTAGAAAAATAGTAGATGGTGCAGAAATGCACCATTTTTCTTTTAAAGAACAATATTAACTCTACAACTTGCTATAAATGTTCATAAATAATTAAAATACTTTTTATGGAAGTGGGTTGACAGTTATTTAACTTTCTTATATACTTTGATTATCAAAATAAATGCTTTGATAGTCAAAACATTTGACAATCAAAAAAACTTAAGGAGAGGATAATATGAAACTACCTCCTTTAAAAATAGGTGAGTTAGTGGCAAGCGTTCCAATTATACAAGGTGGCATGGGGGTAGGAGTTTCAAGGTCTAAACTTGCTTCAGCGGTAGCTAATGAGGGTGGTATAGGTGTTATATCAAGCGCTCAAATTGGTTTTGAAGAAGCAGATTTTGAGACTAACACTGAAGAAGCTAACCTTAGAGCTATGAAAAAGGAAATAAAAAAGGCAAGAGAGTTAAGCCCTAAGGGAATTATAGCAGTAAATATAATGGTTGCTATGAATAATTATAGAGAAATGGTCAAAACTGTAGTGAATGAAAAAATAGATTTAATTATCTCAGGAGCAGGGCTACCTACTGAGCTTCCAAGCTTGATAAAAGGTTCAGATACAAAAATTGCTCCTATTGTTTCATCGGGTAAGGCTGCAGCAGTAATTACAAAGCTTTGGGACCATAAATATTCTTATATCCCCGATTTGATAGTTGTAGAAGGACCTAAGGCTGGAGGGCATCTAGGATACTCCTTAGAGCAGCTTAATCCAGGAGAAGAACCAGAGTTGGCTGATATAGTAAGAGAAGTTATTCAAGCTATAAAGCCTTATGAACAGAAGTATGAAAAGAGCATTCCTGTAGTAGCTGCTGGTGGTGTTTATACTGGCAAAGATATAGTTGAACTTATAAGAATAGGTGCAGCAGGAGTTCAGATGGCGACACGATTTGTAGCCACAGAGGAATGCGATGCAGACATAAGATACAAAATGGCTTATGTAAATTCAAAGCTAGAAGATATTGAAATAGTAAAAAGTCCAGTAGGAATGCCGGGAAGAGCAATACACAATACATTCTTAGATAAGCTTAAGAATGGCAGAATTGCGGTGAAGAAATGCTACAATTGTCTGAAACCCTGTGAACCTGCTGTGACTCCTTATTGTATTTCTAAGGCTCTTATTGAAGCAGTAAAAGGTAATGTTGAGGAAGGCCTTATTTTCACAGGCAGTAATGCCTATAGGCTTAATAAGATTGTTACAGTGAGAGAGCTTATGGATGAATTAGTAAAGGAGGCTGAGAGCTTATAAATGAGTAAAACTATAAATGTGTTAAATGAACTTTTAGTGGATTTATTTAACGACATACTTACTATTGAACAGAGAGCTTTAAGCGAAGGCGAATTTAAGGATTTATCTATAACGGAAATACACACCATTGAGGCTATAGGTATGTATGAAGCTAGAAGTATGTCTGAGGTAGCAAAAGACTTAGAGATAACTGTAGGCACTCTAACTACTGCAATAAACAATCTTGTTAAGAAGGGTTATGTTGAAAGAGAGAGGCTTGAGGGAGATAGAAGGGTCGTTTTAATTAGGCTTACTAAAAGAGGCAAGCTTGCCTATAGGATACATGATAAGTTTCATAAGGATATGATCAGAGAAACAATTCAGGATTTGAGCGAACAGGAAGAGGAAGTATTAATACACTCACTTGAGAAACTAAATAGATTTTTTAAATCAAAATACAATCTAACTAGTAAAGAGGGTTAAGTATAATGAAACAAGTTAAAATTGCTTCCATAGGAAGTTATGTTCCACCCAAAATAATGACAAATGATGATTTATCCAAGCTTGTAGATACAAATGACGAATGGATTACAACTAGAACAGGTATAAAAGAAAGAAGGATTTCAGAAGGAGAGAATACTTCAGACTTAGGTGCAAAAGCAGCAATTAAAGCGCTTGAAAAAGCGTCTCTAACTCCTGAAGAAATTGACTTGATTGTAGTTGCAACCTCATCACCAGATGCATTAAGTCCTTCTACTGCTGTATATATTCAGTCTAAGATAGGAGCGTTTAATGCAGCATGCTTTGATATATCTGCAGCTTGCTCAGGTTTTATATATGCTTTAAATGTTGCAGCACAGTTTATTAAGACTGGTCAAAGCAAGAAAGCTTTAGTTGTTGGTGCAGAAGTGCTATCAAAAGTTACTGATTGGACAGATAGAAATACTTGTGTACTATTTGGTGATGGTGCAGGAGCAGCAGTACTTATGCCAAGCGAGGAAAAAGGTATTGCTTCTATATTTAATGGAGCTGATGGAAGAAAAACTGAGTTTTTAACTCTTGGCTGCGTCCCAGTAAAAAATCCTTTAGTTAAGCCAGAAAAGCTTGAGGACTTTAAAATAAGCATGGATGGAAGAGAAGTGTTTAGATTTGCTTCTGGAATTATTCTTGAGGCAATTGATAAGGTGCTAAAAGATACAGGTTATAGCCTTGATGATGTTAAATATATAGTACCTCATCAAGCTAACTATAGAATCATTGAGTTTGCAGCAAAAAAACTTGGTGCGGCAAATGATAAGTTCTATGTAAATCTCCAGAACTATGGTAATACCTCAGCAGCAAGTATTCCAATTGCTTTGGATGAAATGGTTGAAAAAGGACTGCTGCAAAAGGGAGATAAGATTATATTGGTTGCCTTTGGGGCAGGATTTACTTGGTCAGTAGCTCTAGTTGAATGGAGTTTCTAAAAATAAATAATAAAAAATTTAAAAATATGATTTAGTGATTAGGGAGGAATTTTAAAATGATATTTGAAAAGATTAAGGGAGTTATAGCAAGCCAATTAGGAATTGAAGAGGATGAAATTAAATTAGAGACAAGCTTTGAAGATTTAGGAGTAGATTCATTGGATCTTTTCCAAATTATAATCGAGCTTGAAGAAGAATTTGGAATTCAAATAGAAGAGGCTGAAAGCATCAAAACAGTTCAGGATGCAGTAAAGTATGTTGAAGAAAGAGTGGAAGAATAGAAGTAGTAGACTGATATTATGGGAGGGCTACCATGTTTAAATCTAAATTGTGCGACATGATAGGAATTAAATATCCAATTATTCAAGGTGGAATGGCTTGGGTTGCAGACAGCTCACTTGCAGCAGCGGTTTCTAACGCTGGAGGCTTAGGGCTTATAGCAGGAGCTAATGCACCAGTTGATTATATAAGGGAAGAAATCAGAAAAGCGAAAGCTTTAACTGATAAGCCTTTTGGTGTGAACATAATGCTTATGAGCAGCAATGCAGAGGAGCTTGCAAAGCTTGTTTGCGAAGAAGGAGTTAAGGTAGTCACTACTGGAGCAGGTAATCCAGGAAAGTATATAGAAATGTGGAAGGCTCATGGAATTATAGTTATTCCAGTTGTTCCTTCTGTAGCTCTTGCTAAGAGAATGGAGAGAACAGGGGCAGATGCGGTTGTTGCTGAAGGCTGCGAGTCTGGAGGACACGTAGGTGAGCTTACTACCATGGCACTTGTTCCTCAGGTTGTAGATGCGGTAAATATTCCTGTTATTGCAGCTGGTGGAATTGGTGATGGAAGAGGAGTTGCCGCAGCATTTATGCTGGGCGCAGAAGGCGTGCAAATTGGAACAAGATTCTTGGTTGCTGATGAATGTACGATTCATGAAAACTACAAGCAGAAAGTTCTAGATGCAGGAGATATAGATACAGTAGTCACCGGAAGACCAACAGGTCACCCAGTTCGTATTCTAAGAAACAAACTTGCAAGACAATACCAGGTATTGGAGAAAAGTGGAGCTTCCGTTGAAGAACTTGAAGCTTTAGGTAAAGGTGCTTTGCCAAAAGCAGTTAGAGAAGGAGACGTAGACTACGGCTCAGTTATGGCGGGACAGATTGCTGGTCTTATAAAAAAGAAGCAAAGCTGTAAAGAGATAGTTGAAGAGATGTTTACTGAAGCTGAAGCAGTATGCAAAAAATTTGTATAGGTTAAAGTCCTAAATTGACTTTAATGGTAGTTTGTGAGCAGGAATAAACAAGCTTAAACTATCCAGTGTTTCCACTGAAGGGAGAAAGGTTATGGGTAAGATTGCATTTATATTTGCGGGCCAAGGCGCTCAATATGCGGGTATGGGAAAAGAACTTGCAGAAAATATAGCAGCAAGTAGAGAAGTATTTGATGAAGCAGATAAAGCTTTAGGTTTCCCTATAAGCAAGCTTTGCTTTGAAGGTCCTAAAGAAGAATTAGATAAAACTGAAAACACTCAACCGGCAATTTTAACTACAAGTGTTGCAGCTTTAAGAGCTTTAGAGCAAAAAGGGTTTAAGCCTGACGTTGTTGCAGGCTTAAGTCTTGGAGAATATTCAGCTTTAGTTTGCAGCAGTGCATTAAACTTCAGTGAGGCTGTAAAGCTGGTTAAAAAGAGAGGAAAGTTTATGCAAGAGGCTGTTCCTGTAGGAATAGGTACTATGGCAGCAGTACTTGGGCTTGGAGCAGAAGAAGTTAGGTCAGCTTGTGCTGAAGCTAGTGAATTTGGAATAGTTGAACCAGCTAACTTTAACTGTCCAGGGCAAATTGTAATAGGCGGAGAAATAGAAGCTGTTAGAATTGCTTCTGAAAAAGCAAAAGAAAGAGGAGCAAAGGTTATGCCTCTTTCAGTTAGTGCACCTTTCCATACCTCTATGTTAAAACTTGCTGCAAGAAAACTTGAAGAAGAGTTGAACTCAGTTGAAATTGGTGAAATTAAGGTTCCTATCATAACCAACGTAACAGGGGACTATGTTAAGGAAGCTGGAGATATAAAAGGACTTCTTAAGAGACAGGTTATGAGTTCTGTATTATGGGAAAACTCCATAAGAAAAATGATTGAGGATGGAGTAGATACCTTTGTAGAGCTTGGACCAGGAAAAGTGTTAAGCGGGTTTGTTAAAAAGATAGATAGAAAAGTTACTGTAGTAAACGTTGAAGACATGAAGTCTTTAGAAAAGGTTTGTGAAATATTAAACAGTCAGGAGAGATAGAGTATGCTAACTGGAAAGGTAGCAGTAGTAACAGGAGCAGGCAGAGGAATAGGAAGAGCTATTGCCGTAAAACTAGCACAGCTTGGAGCTAGCATAGTTATCAATTATAGAAGCAGTGCAAAGGAAGCTGAGGATGTTGTTTCTGAGATAAGAAATTGTGGCGGAAAGGCCGAGATGGTGCAGGGTGATGTAAGCAGCTTTGATGAGGCAGAAAAAGTTATAAAGTTTGCTGTTGAAAACTTTGGGAGATTAGATATTCTAGTAAATAATGCTGGCATTACTAAAGATACTCTACTTTTAAGAATGAAAGAAGATGATTTTAGCAAAGTCTTAGACATTAACTTAAAGGGAGTATTTAACTGCACAAAGCATGCAAGTAATATAATGCTTAAGCAAAAGAGCGGCAGGATAATAAATATTTCTTCAGTCATAGGTCTTATCGGTAATGCCGGTCAGGCAAATTATGCAGCTGCAAAGGCTGGAATTATAGGCTTTACCAAATCCGTTGCAAAGGAGCTTGGAACTCGTGGAATAACTGCTAATGCAATTGCTCCAGGTTTTATAACTACTGATATGACTGAGGTATTATCAGATAAGGTTAAGGAAAAGCTACTGGAAAATGTTCCTCTTAAGAGGCTTGGAAGTCCAGAGGATGTGGCTAATTTAGCAGCATTTTTGGCTTCAGAAAATGCAAGCTATATAACAGGCCAGGTTATAAACGTAGACGGCGGAATGGTAATGTAAGGGAGGCAATTATGAAAAATAGAGTTGTAGTTACTGGAATGGGAGCAATAACGCCTCTGGGTAACGATGTGAATTCCTTTTGGAAGGGAATTAAAGAAGGAAAAAATGGGATAGACTATATAACTCAAATTAATACTGAAAGATTAAAGGTTAAGGTTGCAGCAGAGGTAAAAGACTTTAAGCCTGAAAGCTATATTGATAGAAAAGAAGCAAAGAGAATGGACAGATACTGCCAGCTAGCTTTAGCTGCTTCTAAAGAAGCAATTGAGGATTCGGGGTTGGATCTGGACAATATAAATAAGGAAAGATTAGGTGTAGTTGTTGGTTCAGGAATTGGAGGATTGGCAACAATAGAAAGAGAAGTTAAAACCCTAGTTGAAAAAGGACCAAATAGAGTTTCACCACTTTTTATACCAATGGCTATAAGCAATATGGCAGCAGGAAACATTGCTATAAGATATGGTGCTAAGGGAATGTGTACTTCTGTTGTTACGGCTTGCGCAACAGGAACAAATGCAATTGGAGATTCTTTAAGACTTCTTCAATATGGAATGGCAGATGTCATTATAGCTGGTGGTGCTGAAGCTTCCGTTACTGAACTTGCGATTGCAGGTTTTACCAATTTAACTGCACTTAGC
The genomic region above belongs to Clostridium swellfunianum and contains:
- a CDS encoding competence/damage-inducible protein A, which translates into the protein MRAEILAVGTEILLGDIVNTNSHYISKRLANLGISVYYQTVVGDNEDRLLKAYELAFSRADIVIATGGLGPTNDDLTKEIGARYFNKKLIIHEESLEYIKNFFERLNRPMSEGNRKQALFPEGAIILSNPNGTAPGCIVEEKNKILVMMPGPPKEMVPMFETSVVPYLEKFSDGVLVSKVLRVLGLGESAMAEKVIDILENSKNPTAAPYAKDYESILRITAKGKTKEEAERLIIPMEKEIRDRLELNVYAEGETTIENVVGEMLVSRNLTIATAESCTGGLLAGTLINYPGISSVFMEGAITYSNEAKMKRLGVKEETLNKFGAVSEETAREMAEGIAKAANTDVGISVTGIAGPGGGTEEKPVGLVYVGLYIKGEVKVKKLNMFGDRQKIRNRTVVNTLDWLRRELLEK
- a CDS encoding NAD(P)H-dependent flavin oxidoreductase; the encoded protein is MKLPPLKIGELVASVPIIQGGMGVGVSRSKLASAVANEGGIGVISSAQIGFEEADFETNTEEANLRAMKKEIKKARELSPKGIIAVNIMVAMNNYREMVKTVVNEKIDLIISGAGLPTELPSLIKGSDTKIAPIVSSGKAAAVITKLWDHKYSYIPDLIVVEGPKAGGHLGYSLEQLNPGEEPELADIVREVIQAIKPYEQKYEKSIPVVAAGGVYTGKDIVELIRIGAAGVQMATRFVATEECDADIRYKMAYVNSKLEDIEIVKSPVGMPGRAIHNTFLDKLKNGRIAVKKCYNCLKPCEPAVTPYCISKALIEAVKGNVEEGLIFTGSNAYRLNKIVTVRELMDELVKEAESL
- a CDS encoding MarR family winged helix-turn-helix transcriptional regulator encodes the protein MSKTINVLNELLVDLFNDILTIEQRALSEGEFKDLSITEIHTIEAIGMYEARSMSEVAKDLEITVGTLTTAINNLVKKGYVERERLEGDRRVVLIRLTKRGKLAYRIHDKFHKDMIRETIQDLSEQEEEVLIHSLEKLNRFFKSKYNLTSKEG
- a CDS encoding beta-ketoacyl-ACP synthase III, with translation MKQVKIASIGSYVPPKIMTNDDLSKLVDTNDEWITTRTGIKERRISEGENTSDLGAKAAIKALEKASLTPEEIDLIVVATSSPDALSPSTAVYIQSKIGAFNAACFDISAACSGFIYALNVAAQFIKTGQSKKALVVGAEVLSKVTDWTDRNTCVLFGDGAGAAVLMPSEEKGIASIFNGADGRKTEFLTLGCVPVKNPLVKPEKLEDFKISMDGREVFRFASGIILEAIDKVLKDTGYSLDDVKYIVPHQANYRIIEFAAKKLGAANDKFYVNLQNYGNTSAASIPIALDEMVEKGLLQKGDKIILVAFGAGFTWSVALVEWSF
- the acpP gene encoding acyl carrier protein; translation: MIFEKIKGVIASQLGIEEDEIKLETSFEDLGVDSLDLFQIIIELEEEFGIQIEEAESIKTVQDAVKYVEERVEE
- the fabK gene encoding enoyl-[acyl-carrier-protein] reductase FabK gives rise to the protein MFKSKLCDMIGIKYPIIQGGMAWVADSSLAAAVSNAGGLGLIAGANAPVDYIREEIRKAKALTDKPFGVNIMLMSSNAEELAKLVCEEGVKVVTTGAGNPGKYIEMWKAHGIIVIPVVPSVALAKRMERTGADAVVAEGCESGGHVGELTTMALVPQVVDAVNIPVIAAGGIGDGRGVAAAFMLGAEGVQIGTRFLVADECTIHENYKQKVLDAGDIDTVVTGRPTGHPVRILRNKLARQYQVLEKSGASVEELEALGKGALPKAVREGDVDYGSVMAGQIAGLIKKKQSCKEIVEEMFTEAEAVCKKFV
- the fabD gene encoding ACP S-malonyltransferase, whose product is MGKIAFIFAGQGAQYAGMGKELAENIAASREVFDEADKALGFPISKLCFEGPKEELDKTENTQPAILTTSVAALRALEQKGFKPDVVAGLSLGEYSALVCSSALNFSEAVKLVKKRGKFMQEAVPVGIGTMAAVLGLGAEEVRSACAEASEFGIVEPANFNCPGQIVIGGEIEAVRIASEKAKERGAKVMPLSVSAPFHTSMLKLAARKLEEELNSVEIGEIKVPIITNVTGDYVKEAGDIKGLLKRQVMSSVLWENSIRKMIEDGVDTFVELGPGKVLSGFVKKIDRKVTVVNVEDMKSLEKVCEILNSQER
- the fabG gene encoding 3-oxoacyl-[acyl-carrier-protein] reductase, which gives rise to MLTGKVAVVTGAGRGIGRAIAVKLAQLGASIVINYRSSAKEAEDVVSEIRNCGGKAEMVQGDVSSFDEAEKVIKFAVENFGRLDILVNNAGITKDTLLLRMKEDDFSKVLDINLKGVFNCTKHASNIMLKQKSGRIINISSVIGLIGNAGQANYAAAKAGIIGFTKSVAKELGTRGITANAIAPGFITTDMTEVLSDKVKEKLLENVPLKRLGSPEDVANLAAFLASENASYITGQVINVDGGMVM
- the fabF gene encoding beta-ketoacyl-ACP synthase II, which translates into the protein MKNRVVVTGMGAITPLGNDVNSFWKGIKEGKNGIDYITQINTERLKVKVAAEVKDFKPESYIDRKEAKRMDRYCQLALAASKEAIEDSGLDLDNINKERLGVVVGSGIGGLATIEREVKTLVEKGPNRVSPLFIPMAISNMAAGNIAIRYGAKGMCTSVVTACATGTNAIGDSLRLLQYGMADVIIAGGAEASVTELAIAGFTNLTALSNSNDPNSASTPFDVNRSGFVMGEGAGILILETLEHAQKRGAKIYAELVGYGSTCDAHHMTAPAPEGEGGARALKLAIEDSGIDVSEVSYINAHGTSTPLNDKYETMAIKTVLGEYAYKVPVSSTKSMTGHLLGAAGAIEGIICVKALQEGYVPPTINYNTPDPECDLDYVPNQGREAELKYAASNSLGFGGHNATIMFKKWSE